From Stenotrophomonas maltophilia, a single genomic window includes:
- the queE gene encoding 7-carboxy-7-deazaguanine synthase QueE yields MTAVIPSNAVATPSDIVQSPLPRLKITEIFTSLQGEADTAGWPTVFVRLTGCPLRCQYCDTAYAFHGGTWWDIDDIVAEVLAQGVRHVCVTGGEPLAQKRCLVLLQKLCDAGMDVSLETSGALDVSAVDPRVSRVVDIKTPGSAEVARNRWDNLPLLTARDQIKFVICSREDYDWAKALLAEHELVKRCTVFFSPSKGEITARQLADWIVEDRLPVRFQMQLHKILWNDEPGR; encoded by the coding sequence ATGACCGCCGTTATCCCGTCCAATGCCGTCGCCACCCCCAGCGACATCGTGCAGTCGCCGCTGCCACGCCTGAAGATCACCGAGATCTTCACCTCGCTGCAGGGCGAAGCCGATACCGCCGGCTGGCCGACCGTGTTCGTGCGCCTGACCGGCTGCCCACTGCGTTGCCAGTATTGCGACACCGCCTATGCCTTCCACGGCGGCACCTGGTGGGACATCGACGACATCGTGGCCGAGGTGCTGGCCCAGGGCGTGCGCCATGTCTGCGTGACCGGTGGCGAGCCGCTGGCGCAGAAGCGCTGCCTGGTGCTGCTGCAGAAGCTGTGCGATGCCGGCATGGACGTCTCGCTGGAAACCTCCGGCGCGCTGGACGTCAGTGCAGTGGATCCGCGCGTATCGCGCGTGGTCGACATCAAGACCCCGGGTTCGGCCGAAGTGGCGCGCAACCGCTGGGATAACCTGCCGCTGCTGACCGCGCGCGACCAGATCAAGTTCGTCATCTGCAGCCGCGAGGATTACGACTGGGCCAAGGCCCTGCTGGCCGAGCACGAGCTGGTCAAGCGTTGCACCGTGTTCTTCTCGCCCAGCAAGGGCGAGATCACCGCGCGCCAGCTGGCCGACTGGATCGTAGAAGACCGGCTGCCGGTGCGCTTCCAGATGCAGTTGCATAAAATCCTGTGGAACGACGAGCCGGGCCGATGA
- the ybgF gene encoding tol-pal system protein YbgF, whose protein sequence is MRIGIKLMLVVAAALVAAAPAHAQRQSLADRVGALEQQMYNNSANQDLLNQINQLRQQVTSLQASIEQLQHDNAQLKQSAQDQYLDLDSRLNRLEGGNAAPALPPVPATAPKATPAPATPAAAATSERPPSVHGDAGSLAATGDERTSYNVAFESLKAGKYDDSAQLFLSFLQLYPNGVYAPNALYWLGESYYATRNFPMAETQFRELLSRYPTHDKAAGGLLKVGLSQYGEGKVDQAQQTLETVVAQYPGSDAARTAQDRLQSIRLGKQIR, encoded by the coding sequence ATGCGCATTGGCATCAAACTGATGCTGGTCGTTGCGGCAGCCCTCGTGGCTGCCGCACCGGCGCATGCACAGCGACAGAGCCTGGCCGACCGTGTCGGCGCGCTCGAGCAGCAGATGTACAACAACAGTGCCAACCAGGACCTGTTGAACCAGATCAATCAGCTGCGGCAGCAGGTCACCAGCCTGCAGGCCTCGATCGAGCAGTTGCAGCACGACAACGCCCAGCTCAAGCAGTCCGCCCAGGACCAGTACCTGGACCTGGACAGCCGCCTGAACCGGTTGGAAGGGGGCAACGCCGCCCCAGCCCTGCCGCCTGTTCCGGCGACTGCGCCGAAGGCCACTCCGGCCCCGGCAACCCCCGCAGCGGCGGCCACTTCCGAGCGGCCGCCTTCGGTCCATGGTGATGCCGGCAGCCTGGCCGCCACCGGCGACGAGCGCACCTCGTACAACGTGGCCTTCGAATCGCTGAAGGCCGGCAAGTACGACGATTCGGCGCAGCTGTTCCTGAGCTTCCTGCAGCTGTACCCGAACGGCGTCTACGCGCCGAACGCGCTGTACTGGCTGGGCGAGAGCTATTACGCCACCCGCAATTTCCCGATGGCCGAGACCCAGTTCCGTGAACTGCTCTCGCGCTATCCGACCCACGACAAGGCCGCTGGCGGCCTGCTCAAGGTCGGCCTCTCGCAGTATGGCGAGGGCAAGGTCGACCAGGCCCAGCAGACGCTGGAGACCGTCGTGGCGCAATACCCCGGCTCGGACGCCGCGCGCACCGCGCAGGACCGCCTGCAGTCGATCCGGCTGGGCAAGCAGATCCGCTGA
- the pal gene encoding peptidoglycan-associated lipoprotein Pal, whose translation MNKSTRVLLVSLLSVAVLAGCSKKVKEEPVAPVDTGTSTTTPTGPSTSGLYGPGDLDTDACLRQRVVYFDLDKEDVKPEFQAIMACHAKYLRDRPSSRITLQGHTDERGSRAYNQALGERRGNGVNSALQANGGSASQLTVVSYGEERPVCTESNESCWSQNRRVEIVYTAQ comes from the coding sequence ATGAACAAGTCCACCCGCGTTCTGCTTGTTTCCCTGCTGTCTGTGGCCGTCCTGGCCGGTTGCTCGAAGAAGGTGAAGGAAGAGCCGGTAGCCCCGGTTGACACCGGCACCTCGACCACCACCCCGACCGGCCCGTCGACCTCCGGCCTGTACGGCCCGGGCGACCTGGACACCGACGCTTGCCTGCGCCAGCGCGTTGTCTACTTCGACCTGGACAAGGAAGACGTGAAGCCGGAATTCCAGGCCATCATGGCGTGCCACGCCAAGTACCTGCGTGACCGTCCGTCCTCGCGCATCACCCTGCAGGGCCACACCGACGAGCGCGGTTCGCGCGCGTACAACCAGGCCCTGGGCGAGCGTCGTGGCAACGGCGTCAACTCGGCCCTGCAGGCCAACGGTGGCTCGGCTTCGCAGCTGACCGTCGTGTCCTACGGTGAAGAGCGTCCGGTCTGCACCGAGTCGAACGAGTCCTGCTGGTCGCAGAACCGTCGCGTCGAAATCGTCTACACCGCGCAGTAA
- the tolB gene encoding Tol-Pal system beta propeller repeat protein TolB produces MKKMPRWLAVFAALLLPFAAVAQQKGLDIDIIGGNASALPITIVPMPYQGSAAAPQTDVAGVVRADLERSGQFRTLPEAQIVEKPVRGGDIQFATWRALKQNYIVVGRVLDAGAGAYRVEYELFDVPKGERLLGLAMTARGNAMRDVAHQMADAIYEKITGVRGAFWTRIAYVTASGKGDAMRYALMVADSDGYNPQTIVRSAEPLLSPSWSPDGGKLAYVSFERGNSAIYIQNIATGARELVTSFRGINSAPAFSPDGRKLALTLSRSGNPEIYVMDLGSKQLTQLTNHFAIDTEPTWAPDGSAVYFTSDRGGRPQVYKVGAGGGSAERVTFQGNYNAKPTVSYDGKKIAVAQGSGNSYKIAMMDSSLGSPRWSTLSPGSLDESPSFAPNASMVLYAAREGGRGVLYAVSADARVRQRLVLADGDVREPAWSPYRTQR; encoded by the coding sequence ATGAAAAAGATGCCTCGCTGGCTTGCCGTGTTTGCGGCCCTGTTGCTGCCTTTCGCTGCCGTCGCGCAGCAGAAGGGGCTGGATATCGACATCATCGGCGGCAATGCCTCCGCGCTGCCGATCACCATCGTGCCGATGCCCTACCAGGGTTCGGCGGCTGCGCCGCAGACCGACGTCGCCGGCGTGGTCCGCGCCGACCTCGAGCGCTCCGGCCAGTTCCGCACGCTGCCGGAAGCGCAGATCGTCGAAAAGCCGGTCCGCGGCGGTGACATCCAGTTCGCCACTTGGCGCGCGCTGAAGCAGAACTACATCGTGGTCGGCCGCGTGCTCGACGCCGGTGCCGGCGCCTACCGCGTCGAGTACGAACTGTTCGACGTGCCCAAGGGCGAGCGCCTGCTGGGCCTGGCGATGACCGCGCGCGGCAATGCCATGCGCGACGTCGCGCACCAGATGGCCGATGCCATCTACGAGAAGATCACCGGTGTGCGCGGCGCCTTCTGGACCCGCATCGCTTACGTGACCGCCAGCGGCAAGGGCGACGCCATGCGCTATGCGCTGATGGTGGCCGACTCCGATGGCTACAACCCGCAGACCATCGTGCGTTCGGCCGAGCCGCTGCTGTCGCCGTCGTGGAGCCCGGATGGCGGCAAGCTGGCCTACGTCAGCTTCGAGCGTGGCAACTCGGCGATCTACATCCAGAACATCGCCACCGGCGCACGCGAGCTGGTCACCAGCTTCCGCGGCATCAACAGCGCCCCGGCGTTCTCGCCGGACGGCCGCAAGCTGGCCCTGACCCTGTCGCGTTCGGGTAATCCGGAAATCTACGTGATGGACCTGGGTAGCAAGCAGCTGACCCAGCTGACCAACCACTTCGCCATCGACACCGAGCCGACCTGGGCACCGGACGGCAGCGCGGTGTACTTCACCTCCGACCGCGGCGGCCGTCCGCAGGTCTACAAGGTCGGTGCGGGCGGCGGCAGCGCCGAGCGCGTGACCTTCCAGGGCAACTACAACGCCAAGCCCACCGTGTCCTACGATGGCAAGAAGATCGCCGTCGCCCAGGGTTCGGGCAACAGCTACAAGATCGCGATGATGGACAGCTCGCTGGGTTCGCCCCGCTGGAGCACGCTGTCGCCGGGGTCGCTGGATGAATCTCCGAGCTTTGCGCCCAACGCAAGCATGGTGTTGTACGCCGCCCGCGAAGGTGGCCGTGGTGTGTTGTATGCCGTTTCGGCCGATGCGCGGGTCCGCCAGCGCCTGGTTCTGGCCGATGGTGATGTGCGCGAACCGGCATGGTCCCCATACCGTACCCAGCGCTAA
- the tolA gene encoding cell envelope integrity protein TolA: MHADALPPPHQREPGWGLPLALAVLVHLLVALIFIGAWLWSPERNTDAAAGDPSVEASLALSASEASAARQALRQSEKLEDLPPPVAEPIPVPEDTVPPPQPIPEPRPQDAPTPQQQQAQERVAQPDTKDQEAANALAISQEKAKQEQEAKRRQEQIDLTERKRQEEAEQKLRLAKQQEEDAKKKLADQARQAADKAEAEKQKKIAEIRAKREQAEKEAKLAEQKLRQVAAARNAAGTAAAGASGASQPAAGGGGNSDDLTAKYAAAIQAKVRDTWTRPDSVPLGQKCQVTITQIPGGQVLQAKVGANCPYDEAGKRSIEAAVLNAQPLPYRGFESVFNRTLNLTFTAQD; this comes from the coding sequence ATGCACGCTGACGCCCTGCCACCTCCGCATCAGCGCGAACCCGGCTGGGGCCTGCCCCTGGCGCTGGCGGTGCTGGTGCATCTGCTGGTCGCGCTGATCTTCATCGGCGCCTGGCTGTGGTCGCCCGAGCGCAACACCGATGCCGCTGCCGGCGACCCGTCGGTCGAGGCCAGCCTGGCGCTGTCCGCGTCCGAAGCGTCCGCCGCGCGCCAGGCGCTGCGCCAGTCGGAGAAGCTGGAAGACCTGCCGCCGCCGGTCGCCGAACCGATCCCGGTGCCGGAAGACACCGTGCCGCCCCCGCAGCCGATTCCCGAGCCGCGCCCGCAGGACGCGCCGACACCGCAGCAGCAACAGGCGCAGGAGCGTGTCGCGCAGCCGGATACCAAGGACCAGGAAGCAGCCAACGCGCTGGCCATCTCGCAGGAGAAGGCCAAGCAGGAGCAGGAAGCCAAGCGCCGCCAGGAGCAGATCGACCTGACCGAACGCAAGCGCCAGGAAGAAGCGGAGCAGAAGCTGCGCCTGGCCAAGCAGCAGGAAGAAGACGCCAAGAAGAAGCTGGCCGACCAGGCGCGTCAGGCTGCGGACAAGGCCGAGGCCGAGAAGCAGAAGAAGATCGCCGAGATCCGTGCCAAGCGTGAGCAGGCCGAGAAGGAAGCCAAGCTGGCCGAGCAGAAACTGCGCCAGGTGGCTGCCGCGCGCAATGCCGCCGGTACGGCCGCTGCCGGTGCCAGTGGTGCGTCCCAGCCGGCGGCCGGTGGCGGTGGCAACAGCGATGACCTGACCGCCAAGTACGCTGCGGCCATCCAGGCCAAGGTGCGCGACACCTGGACGCGTCCGGACAGCGTGCCCCTGGGGCAGAAGTGCCAGGTGACGATCACCCAGATTCCGGGTGGCCAGGTGCTGCAGGCCAAGGTTGGCGCCAACTGCCCCTATGACGAGGCCGGCAAGCGCTCGATCGAGGCCGCCGTGCTCAATGCCCAGCCGCTGCCGTACCGGGGCTTCGAGTCGGTGTTCAACCGCACGCTCAACCTGACCTTCACTGCGCAGGATTGA
- the tolR gene encoding protein TolR, producing MSAAIGRRKRRKLKSEINVVPYIDVMLVLLIIFMVTAPLLTLSFDVDLPQSNAKALESKQDPVIVSVRQDGQLSLKLPDAKEPAAVSAEELEGRLAGIAAQDKGVRVIVAADRAVAYEKVIAAMDVIKRAKVDKVGLATDAR from the coding sequence ATGTCCGCTGCCATCGGTCGCCGCAAGCGCCGCAAGCTGAAATCGGAAATCAACGTCGTTCCCTACATCGACGTCATGCTGGTGCTGCTGATCATCTTCATGGTCACCGCGCCGCTGCTCACCCTGAGCTTCGACGTCGACCTGCCGCAGTCCAACGCCAAGGCGCTGGAAAGCAAGCAGGACCCGGTGATCGTCTCGGTACGCCAGGACGGCCAGCTCAGCCTGAAGCTGCCCGACGCCAAGGAACCGGCCGCGGTGTCGGCCGAGGAACTGGAAGGCCGCCTGGCCGGCATCGCCGCCCAGGACAAGGGCGTGCGCGTGATCGTCGCCGCCGACCGTGCCGTGGCCTATGAAAAGGTCATCGCCGCGATGGATGTGATCAAGCGCGCCAAGGTAGACAAGGTAGGCCTGGCCACCGATGCACGCTGA